From Deltaproteobacteria bacterium:
AGATCGAACGAAGGACCCAGAAGAAGCTGGCTTTGGCCTTTCGCCGAGCCAACTTCCGCAACCAAAAGACCCTGGAGGAGTTCGACTTCACCTTCAATCCGGGGATCAACCGCGGACTGATCGCCGACCTTGCCTCCTGCCGGTTCATCGAGGAAAAGGTCTGTGTGTTCGTGGTCGGCCCCTGCGGAACCGGCAAAAGCCACATCGCCCAGGCCCTCGGACACTGCGCCATCCGAGCCGGCTACGATGTGCTGTTTACCACCGTCTCCAAGATGCTCGGCCAGCTCAATGCCGCCCAGGCCATCAACGGCTATGACCGCCACTTCGCCAAGCTGGCCGGCGTCGATCTTCTGATTATCGACGACTTCGGGCTCAAACCGCTGAAGGCGTCCCAGGACGAAGACTTCCACGAGGTCATCGCCGAACGTTACGAACGCAAAAGCACCATCGTCACTTCCAACCTGGATATCCCCGAGTGGCCGGACGCGTTCCCCAACCGGATCCTGGGCGCCGCCACCATCGACCGGCTTCGCCACGGCGCCTACAAGGTTGTTCTGGAGGGAAAGAGCTTCCGGGCCCCTCGGACGACGACCGGATCATCCAAAACAAACTGTCAAAGAACGGAGAAAATCACACCTCGGAAAGGAGGTGAAAAAGACTGATTTGAATGGCTGTCCGAGACCCCTTTTTTGACGCTTTTTACTGGCTTCATTACGGCGATCATGGGTGGCTCGATTAAGGTGATCATTGACACGGCCTTCCCGCTCCGGGCCACGCGCCTTCTGAAGATGCCATTCAACGCGATTTCCAGCCCTCGAATACGCGCGGGTCGATCGGGTCAACCGGCCGCACAGGTCCTTAACGTACACCTTGTTTCTGCTTTCCTGTCCCTACCCCATCCCCTTCGCCATCCCTGATTGCATCCTGCACGCCTCACAAAGGCTTTGACCGTGGAATACAAAGAGTGTAGGCTATATGTAGCCAAATAGAATGACGAACGTCCGTTTTTTATTTGTGGACTCGTTAAAACACCTCAACCGCCCTCGTTCGGGCTCATTCCACACGAAGCAACGCGGTCTTGAACAAAGGTTCACAGGCAGGGCGTGCGGATTTCCCGCGTACCATAGAACCACACTTGTATATAAGAAACGTCCGGTGCGTGACGGCGCCCCGGCTTCGAGCATGCAAATTCTCCGCGACCAAAGGTAAGTGCACAGCCGGCGGATATGATTTCACGTTTTCCATCAACACCCAAAAAAGGAGGATCAGCATGGCAAAGATCTTTGAACCGATCCGAGTGGGGAGTATGGAGCTGAAAAACCGGATAGTATCGCTTCCAACCGTTACGAGCTTCGCGGATCGACAGGGGTACGCCACGCCGCAGTTGATCGACACGTACAGGAAGAGAGCCGAGGGCGGCGCGGGATTGATCATCGTGGAAGCCACCTACATGCGCCCGGACGGGAACATGTTCTTCGGCATGCAGGGGATTTATTCCGATCGCATGCTTCCGGGCCTCAACGACATCGTAGAGGCCATTCACGAGATGGGCGGCAAAGCCTGCATTCAGATCGTGCACGGCGGCCGCCAGTCCAATCCCCGCATCACCAAGCTGCCGCTGGTGGCGCCTTCCGCCCATGCCAATCCTTTTGCGCCCGGCCGCGACGGTGAAGCTCGAGCCATGACCACGGCGGAAGTTCACCAAATGCTCGACCAGTATGTGGAATCGGTGGCCTTGGCCAAGGAGGCCGGGTTTGACTGCGTCGAACTGCACGGCACCCACGGATTTCTGATCAGCCAGTTCTTGAGTCCGTTCACCAACAAGCGGGACGACGAATTCGGCGAGTTGCTGGCGTTTCCCACCGAGTTGACCCGCCGCTGCAAGAAAGCCTGCGGCGCCGATTATCCCATCGTGTTCCGGCTCACCGTGGACGAGAAGCTCCAGGAAATCGGGATGCAGGAAAAGGGCATCACCCTGGACCTGGCCAAGGAGTTCGTACCCAAGCTCATCGAAGCGGGGGTGGACTGCTTCGACCTGTCGAACAGCAACTTCGAAACCGTGAACTACAATGTCGAGCCCATCTACTTCACTCCGGCGGGCCGGATCTACTCGGACTTCGCTCCCATCACGAAAATTTCGACGGTCCCGGTCATAGGCAGGGGCCGGGTGAACGATCCGCGGCTGGCCATGAAACTCGTCGAAGGCGGCCAGGTGGACCTCATCGGCATGGCGCGCCAGATCATAGCCGACCCCCTCACTCCCCGGAAGATGCTCGAAGGCCGGTACGAGGACGTGCGGCGATGCATAGCCTGCGACATAGGGTGTTCGCAGCGCCTGTTCAACCAGGTGCGAATTCGCTGCGCCATCAACTATGACTTCGGCATGGAGTACCGCGAGTATTACGGGGCGCCAAAGGCGCGCAATGCGAAGAACGTGCTGGTGGTAGGCGCCGGCCCCGGCGGTCTCGAGGCGGCCAAAGTGTGCGCGGAACGGGGGCATAAAGTCACGGTATGGGAGAAATCGGACAAGGTCGGAGGCATGGTGAAGCTGGCGTCGTCCGCGCCGTCGATACTGACGCGGGACCTCTGGCACATTATTCCCTGGCTCGAAAGGCAATGCAACGCGCTGGGCGTGGCGTTCGAGTTCAACAAGGAAGCCACGGTCGAGGCCATCGAGGGGGGAGGCTGGGACGCGGTGATCCTTGCCGTGGGCGCTTCCCTCGCCAAAGCGGACATTCCGGGCATGAACCACGTGAAGGCCGTGTACCTGGACGACTACTATCTGACAAAGGCCCCGATGGGACCGAAGGTGGTGGTTGTCGGGGGCCAGGAGGGAGCGGAGGCCGCCTATTCGCTGGCCAAGGAAGGAAAGCAGGTCACTCTGCTCTCGACCACCGGAAATTATGGAGATGCGCCCTATATCTACATCCTCAGGCAAATCACGCTCCAACAGATGATCGGATCCCTGAAGAACATCACCGTCATGACCAACGTCAAGGTAAAGGAATTCTCGAACGGGAAGCTTCTCATCACCGACGGCGAAGGACGGGATCAGGCCCTGGAAGCGGACACGTTTCTCATGGCTTTGGGCAGGACCTCGAACCGAGCCCTGGCGGACACTTTGGCGAGCAAACAGACTCCCAACGTGTTCCAGATCGGCGACGTCAAACAACCTCGGCGCATCATGGAAGCGATCCACGAGGCCAATGCCGTAGCCCGGAGCATCAACTGAGCCGGAGGATTCACGGTCAAAAAACACATTCGGGGGCTTCGGCCCCCCTCGAGGGCCCTTCATGATACGAAAGGTGCATCACATAGCCATCGCCGTCCGGGACTTGGCGAAGGCCGAAAAAACGTACCGGGAAACACTCGGTCTCGAGTTCGAACGAGTGATCCGTATGCCCGAATACCATGTCGAGGTCGGGTTCATACGGGTTGGGGATCTGTGGCTCGAGTTCATCTCTCCCACCGGCGAGGAGACCCGGTTCAGCGCGTTCTTCAAGTATCGAGGGCCGGGGGTGCACCACATCGCCTACGAAGTGTCGGACATCCGAGGCTCGATGCGGACCATCCGCTCGCGCGGTGTGTGTTTCGACAGCGAGGAGCCCATGAAGGGGGCGGACGGCCTGGTGTGCTTCCTCCCTTCCGAGGTGCTCGAGGGAGTGCTCACGGAGCTTGTGGAGGTCTCCTGAGACCAAATAATGAGAGTGGCCGTGAGAGAGGGATTCTCCGAACACACCGTGGAGATAGCGCCGGCATGGCGGGGTTTTTCCGGCGCAAGCCGGAATGACCCCCTTCCAAGAGGTTTGGGGAGGGGTTTGGGGAACCCTTTTTTCAAAAGGGTTCCCCAAAAATACGGCAAGGAAATCATCCGTTAGGAGGTCAGCCGAATGGCCATCATTCGCATACAGGTGGAAAGCTGCCTGCGCATCACATCCCACTGTTCGCTCTGCATAGACGAATGCCCGATGCAGCTGTTGGACCCCGGGTACTTCGAGGGAACGGCGGAATTCGTCATCGAGGACACCAATTGCATCGAGTGCAGGAACTGCGAAGTCACCTGCCCAACCAAAGCCATAGAAGCCGTATCCGCCGAGGAAAGATAGCGGACATCCATGGCGCGACCGATGGAGGCTTTTCATGACGTACCATCCTATTTGGAATGTCCCAATGGAAACCATGCCCTGGGATTCGGTGCGGGAGATTCAAGAGGCAAAGCTGAAAAAACAGCTCGCCTATGTCTGCGGCCATTCCGAATTCTACAGGCGCAAGTTCCGGGAGCACGGGTTCGAACCCGGTGATTTCAAAACCTTGGACGACCTGGATCGGATTCCGTTCACCGTGAAGCAGGAACTCCGGGATTCTCAGGTGGAAGCCCCGCCCCTGGGAACCCACACGGCCGCGGACCTCGAGAAGGTCATCCGCATTCATTCCACCTCGGGCACTACGGGGAGGCCCACCTACATCGGACTTACCAAGAGCGACATCCAGGCATGGATGGAGGTGCATTCCCGTATATACTGGTGCGCCGGATTCAGGCCCGCGGATCGCGTGCTGTTCGGATACGGACTGAGCATGTTCGTGGGCGGTATCCCTATTATAGAGGCGCTCCAGAACATCGGCTGCACCGTGATTCCAATAGGCCCGCGGGAAGGCACGGACCGATTCCTCTCCCTTTCCAGGGACCTGGGCGCCAACGCGCTTGTAGGCACGCCCTCCTTTGCCCTGTATCTCATCGACCGCGTGCAGGATTCGGTTCACTGCGCTCCCAAAGACCTCGGTTGGAAGAAAATGGCGGTGGGGGGCGAGCCCGGCGGAAGCGTGCCCTCCATCCGACACCATCTCGAAGAGGTCTACCATACCGATGTGCGGGACTCGGGATGCGGCGGCGCGGAGATGATCGCCGGCATGTGGGCGGACTGCGAGGAGAAAAGTGGTATGCACTTCGTGGCCCAGGAGTACTGCCTGCCCGAGTTGGTGGATCCGGATACGCTGAAACCCATTCCGTTCCGGGACGGAGTGGAGGGCGAACTGGTGTACACGGCTTTGGACCGGGAATGCCTGATCGTGAGCGGCATCAATGTATTTCCTTCCGCCATCAAGGACGTGGTTACGACCCACGTCCCGGATGTGACGGGTGAGCTTCGCATCGTACTGACGCGGGAACCCGTAGGATCCGCCGTGAATCCGCCCCTCACCATCGAGGTCGAGCACGGCGTGAACCTGGGACCCGAGGCCCTGCGAAACCTGAAATCCCAGTTGGAACGGGAGATGAGGGACAAGCTGCTGTTCAAGGCGGACATTCAACTGGTGGCTCCGGGCCGGCTCGAGCGCAGCGTGCACAAGTCCTCGTATGTTCGGCATGCGTACAGGGGGGAGTAGGCCGTAGGGGCGGGCCCCCGTGCCTGCCCGGCACGCGCGGCATACCTATAGAGGAGAGTGGCCCGCTGGGGCGGGCGGAAAAAGAGTCGTGACATGCAGGACAAGATCGACGAACTGAGATCGCGCCGGGACCAGGCCCTCAAGGGCGGCGGAGAAGAAAGGATTCTCGAGCAGATCCAAAAGGGTAAACTGTTTGCCCGCGAGCGCATCCACCGGCTCCTGGACAAGGACACCTTTACCGAACTGTACATGTTCGCGGAGCACCAGTGCCATGACTTCGGCATGGACCGGAAGCACATCCCCGGCGACGGGGTTGTCACGGGACATGGTCTGATCGGAGGGCGCCGGGTCTTTGTCTACGCCCATGACGCGACGGTATTCGGTGGGTCCGTCGGAGCCGTGAGCGGCAAGAAAATCGTGGATACCATAGCCTTGTCCCGAGACGTGGGCGCGCCGCTCATAGGCTTGATCGATTCGGCCGGAGCACGGATCCAGGAAGGCATGGACAATGTACGAGGGTATGCCCGCATCTTTTATGAACACGTTCAGTCCGCCGGAGTGGTGCCCCAGTTGTCCGCCATCATGGGGAACTGCTCGGGAGGCGCTTCCTACTCCCCTGCCCTCACGGATTTCGTATTCCAGGTGGATCAGACGAGCCGCATGTTTCTGACGGGTCCCGAGGTAATCCGGCAAGTAACAGGGGAAGTGATTTCTTTCGAGGATCTTGGAGGGGCGCGGATCCATACCCGACGATCGGGTGTTTCCCACTTCTTTTGCAAAAACGACACCCAGTGTCTGGAACAGATCCGGACGTTGCTGACCTTCCTGCCTCAAAATAACCGTGAACACCCGCCCGGGTTGGACACCGGGGATGACCCGAAGAGGCCCGTCCCCGCCATCGAGAAGATCATTCCCACCGACATGAAGAAGAGCTATGACGTGAGGGACGTGATTCGTAAACTGGCGGATAGGGGGGACTTCCTTGAAGTGCACGAGCTGTTCGCCAGAAACATGGTTATCGGATTCGCGAGGCTGGCCGGGCGGCCCGTGGGCATCGTCGCCAATCAACCCAAGGTTCTGGCCGGCGCCATCGACATCGACGCGTCGGACAAGGCCGCCCGATTCATCCGGTTCTGCGATGCCTTCAACTTCCCCCTGGTGACGTTGGTGGACAATCCCGGCTATCTTCCGGGAACTGCCCAGGAGTATGGCGGCATCATCCGGCACGGGGCCAAAATGCTGTACGCCTACTCCGAATCCACCGTACCCAAGATATCCCTGGTGCTCCGCAAGGCATACGGGGGCGGCATTTCCGCCATGTGCCCCAAGGAGATGGGAACGGATCAGATGTTCGTACTGCCCACGGCGGAAATCGCCGTTGTGGGAGCGGAACCCGCGGTGGATATCTTGTTCCGCCGGGAGATCGCCTCGGCCGAGGATCCCGAATCCTTCCGGAAAACGAAAATCGCGGAGTACAGAAACGCCTTTTGTACGCCGTACCACAGCGCATCGAGGCAGTTGGTGGACGCGGTCATCGAGCCTGCCGAGGCCCGCGCCGCCATTGTAGGAGCTCTGCTGATGCTCGAGTCCAAATCTACAGCCGCCCGCCCGTGGAAAAAGCACGGGACCATCCCTCTATAGGGCCCTGGGATGACCTCAAGAACTACTTGAACTCTTTTCGGAAAGTATTTGAGTCGAACTCAATTTCTTCAAAACGCCCCTTGAAGCCAAAAATCTTTTGACCGCAAAAAAACTACGGTATAATGTGTCCAAAGAATGTCAAGTGAGGATTTCCCCCGATTGTGCTCTGAAAGAGCTTGAAAAGCTCTTCAAATCGATGAGCCAAGGGGAGAGAAGCGGAGTTATGATTACGATGACTTAATAACCGTTCAGAACACTGTGGAGGCGCCGTCATGCCGCGAATCAGCTCGTACTCCCTGATGCTGCTGCTCGCAGTCCTGCTCGGAGCCGTGGGCTGCGGCGGAGGAAACGACTCCTCTGACGGGGGAGCCGAAACAGGCGGGGCCAAGATCGTCGTGGGTCCCTCGGTGTCCGTTTCGAATACGGAGATCCCTACGGCAGGGGGCGCGATTACCGTTCCGCCGGGAAGTCCGATTGCGGGTTTCGAGATCGAGATTCCGGACGGGGCCTACGACGAGACGAAGTCCGTTGCCATCTCCTACGCCCCCATCGAGAGCCATGCGTTCGGGAGCCTCATCGTCCCGGTGCTGCCCCTGATACGCATCGATGACGGCGGCGGGACCGCGAGTCAACCCATTCTCATCACGATCCCGCTTTCGATCCATGATGACGAGTTCGCCATGGCGTTCGCGTACAACGAGTCGACCGGAGAACTCGAAGGTTTGCCCCTGGTCACGATGACCAGCCAATCGCTTTCCGTACTTAGCTTACATTTGTCCGGGACTTCATCCGGTCTCCCTCCATCTTTCACAAAACAGGACGACCCGCTCGAAACCCGTTCCCTGTACATCCTGGTGTCAAAGATTTTCAGGAACGAGCTGGAAAAGGACGCGGATTCCGGGTTTCGTCCCGGACAGGACGACTGGCAATTCAGGAACCTGGGGTCGCACATCGCGCCCAGAGGCCACTGCTCGGGACAGAGCGTGGCGGCGATGTGGTATTATGCGGAAAAGCCGCGCAGTGGGGCCCCGCACCTGTACGGCCTCTACGACAACAACGGGAATGAACCGAGACCTGCCGGTTTTTGGCAGGACGATTCCAACGCGTATCGACTCTGTTCCGTTTTGCAGAAAGAGAGTAGCTACGGATCCCTGAGCGGTCGCCTGATCGACCGTTTTCAAAACCTGTCCTACGCCGGCGATCAGGAAACCATGGCGGCGTTTTCCTATGCGCTCCGAGTAACCGGAAACCCCCAGCTCGTGTTTATGTGGGGAGAGAAGAACGGCGAGCAACAAGGCCATGCCATGATCGTATATCGAAAAGAGGGAAAGAAGCTCTACGTGGCCGATCCCAACTATTCCGGTGCAGCGGACCGTGAAATCAGCCTCATCTTCACGGAATTCTATCCGTATGCGTCGGGGTCAAGCGCATCAGACCTTGGGACGCTCTTTAGCAAGATCCGGTACATGGCTGTCGGCGCCTTTCTGGACTGGTCTTCCATTGCGGGCTACTGGTCGCAGATGGAGAACGGAACCATCGGCGACGAGCAGTTCCCGAGTTACACCCTGAAGGCGCTGAATGATGACGATGAATACGTGGAACTCGAAGACGGATTCACTCGTACGAGTGATTATCTGACGGTCCTCATACAAGCCAATTCCTTCGATGCCCATTTCATGGTGTACGACGCGAAGGGATTTGAGATCGCTGTTTCGGAAAGCGGGATCATTCGCGGACTGGATAAAGGGAAACAGCGGATCGGATTCCATATCACGGACGAAGCCGGGAAGTATGTGGATTTCCGGTGGTTCGAAGTGGAAATCAAGGGCCTCGGCGTTGAAATGAAATGCACGGCCTTCGTGAACGTTGCTGTGGAAGGGTACGACCCGGTACCCTTTGATGTTTCATCAGCGACATCGAGCTTTGATGACCTGGGCGGGTGGACTTTCCGGGCCGAATCGGGAGCCGGCGAATACGTATATCTTACCATCTCCGACCTTCGAGGAAGCGGCGCCTACTCCTGCGACGGCAGCCAGGGTGCTCCGAACAGTGCAGTATGGATTCTCATGAGAGATGGAGAGTGGCTGGATTTTACGCCCAATCTCTATTACGACTATTACCTCACCATCGATATTGCGTCGAGCACGTCGGACTCCGTCAGCGGTTCCTTTTCAGGCAAAGGGGTCGAGCTATTGACCGACACTTACGTCCATATCGTTTCGGAGGTGTCCGGGTCTTTTTCGTGCAGCTATTAAACCGCCCGGACGAGGCTTCTATGCCGAGAAGGAAGAAGAGCTACTGCCGATTACTTCGCCCCTTATCCGGCACTCGACCCTCCGCCTCACTTCACTTGAAGCGTCAGATTCCAGATTGTTGGGTCTCCGCTGCTCGTGGTGATGAGGGGGTGCTTGGCTACGCCGAGCACCTTCTGCGTTTCATCGGGCATGGCCCTTTCAAGGTAGGCCCGGAGTTCACCCAATGTGATCGTGCCGTCTTTCGCTCCGGCGCTCTGAAAGCCATCCGCCGCACCTTCAAGGCCCTGGAGAACGCAGTGCGTAAACGCCCCGTTGCGCCACGAACTGTGTTCGACGGCTTGCCGGTCCGTGTCCGCGCTCACCATGAAAACCCACCCTTTCGGCACCCGACCTTGATCGTGCATGCGTCTAACCGCCGGGACCACGGAAAGCCCCCGTTCGCCGCGGGTGATCAGTTTCCCCGCATGGCAGGTATCGGCCAGGACCACCACGTTCTTAGCCTGTCGTTCCTTCAGCGAGCCGATGACCCGGTCCATGCGGAATCCCGTCGGTGGGACGCGGATATCGGTATCGTAGCAGGCAAAGTAGACTCTCTCCGGGTCCTCGGGGTCGGTAAAGCCATGCCCCGCCCAATAGAGCACAACGAGATCTTTTGATCCGGCTTTTGTAAGCCACGATTCGAGTGCGACTCGAATATTGCGCTCCGCTGCGTCCTCATCGATCAGAACCCGGACGTGATCGGATGACCATCCCGCTCCGGTCAGCCATCGTGCGAACATGCGCGCATCATCGGCCGCGAACGGGAGAGCGTCGAGTCCCCCCTGACCGGCAAAGGCATACTTTGAGACACCAACCACCACCGCCCATCGATTGTATCCCGTATCGACAGGACCGGGGACGACGGACTCGCGGGGAACGGCCGGCTCCGGACCCACAGAGATGTTCGTTGGGGGGGCCGGGGCGACTTCATTGACCATCCCCTTCTTTGCACGGGCCAGGGCGGCCATCTTGGGAAGTTCCGGCGCCTCTGCGATCCGCTTCGCCAGGTCATCGGCCAGTTGCACTCGAAGCGCGTCGATTGCCAGGCGAAAGTCGGCGCCCCATTGCGGATGTATGACCTCCGCATGCACGCTGTCCCGGATCACTGGATCCTTTCCCGAATCCCGGACGCCTACTTCATAGGTCACGGTTCCCGTGGCCGACGGCCTCAATCCGATTAGCCCCATGTTGCTTGTAAGCGTTTTTGTAGCCGTTATGGAGTCGACACGTCCTCTTACGTAGATGTCTCCGGTGGCCTCGGATATAGACACTTGCGTGAAACGCCCCGTTTTTTGAAGCTCTTTGGCAAGCTCGTCACGGAGCGCCGCACCGAATGACCTGCAGTCATACACGGCATCGAAGTTAGCGGCTACATCCACTCTATCGAGGTGTTCGCTATCGAAGGCGCTGATTCCACAGGAGACGCCCAGGCTTGGAAGTTCCGCCGTTTGCTTTGGAATCCCGTACAGCGGGGCTTGCCCACGCGAATAGTGCCCGGCGGCGCAGCCGATTACATCGAAAAGGAGAAGGCAAGGCAGGAGTAGCGAACCCCATCGGCGGCATCGGGCATACGGCTTTCTCATGGATCGCTCCTTTGCGAAATGCCCCCGCACGAGTGGCATGCGCTACAACACGCGGAGGTTTGATGGGGCCCCAAAAACAAATGCCTCCGAAGGGATGCAAGAATCCTTCGAAGGCTCGTGGACAGGTATACTCTCCGGCCATCCTTCCATCGCTCTCCCCGGAAAGATCCGGTGGTGTCAACAGAGGGGTAAACAGAGGAATGAATAATGTATATAGAATATCAACTGCCGGACGAAATGTCCAACCATGTGTTTCTTCGAAGCAGCGAATAGGGGCAGACCGTTGCTGTTTTTGTTGCGAGGCGCCTCATCGATTTGACAAAATCAAATTCCCGTATTAAATATACATTTTAATTTTTTTGGCGACGGAGAGACGCTCATGGCAAGAGATTCGGCAAGCACCAAAGAGCGGCTGCTGGAAGCCGCATGCAACGTCTTTGCGGCAAAAGGGTTTCGGGACGCCACGGTGGCGGAGATCTGCGAAGAGGCTGGTGCAAACATTGCCGCCGTAAATTACCATTTCCGGGACAAGGAAACGCTGTACGCGGAAGCCTGGCGCCTGGCCTTCCAGAGATCCCTGGCGGTCCATCCGCCGGACGGCGGAGTGGACGAAAAAGCGCCGGCGGAAGAACGCCTTCGCGGCCGGATTCTCTCCCTTGTACGTAGAATCGTCGATCCGGAGAGTCTCGAATTCGCCATTGTCCATAAAGAACTGGCCAACCCCACCGGCCTCCTCGTCAAGGTGATCCTGGAATCCCTCGAACCGTTGCGTCACGCCCTGGAGGGCATCGTTCGTGAATTGCTGGGCGACGGCGCTTCGCAACGTCAGGTCCAACTCTGCCACATGAGCATTCGAGGGCAGTGTTTCGATCTTTTGTCTCGCGAGCAGTGGCGCAAGTTGTTCGCTAAAGCGGAGGTGAATTTCGGACCTCCTCCCCTGGAGGCAGGCATCGAGGCGATAACGGATCATATTACCCTTTTCAGCATGGCGGGCATCCGCGAGCTGCGACGGCGGATCGAAAACGGAGAGCTCCGTGAGCGGCAATAGACGGGTTCACGTACGTGTAAATCGGGAGTAACCATGAGACTGTTCAACAAAAGAAGAGTCCTGGCGCTGATCGTTCTGGGACTCTTCGGGGCGGCGGGCGCCTGGTATTTCCAACGCGACAACGGACAAGCCGCCTCCTTTCGCACGGCGGCGGTGGAACGCGGTGATTTGCTGGTCTCGATCAGCGCCACCGGCACCGTCGAGCCCGTGGAGGTGGTCGACGTCGGGGCCCAGGTGGCCGGGCGGATTCTGTCCTTCGGACAAGACGCGGACGGCAAGACCGTGGACTACGGCTCCGTGGTCAGTGAAGGAACCGTGCTGGCCCGCATCGACGATTCGCTGTACGCGGCCGACGAGGCCCAGGCCGAGGCATTGCTACAGTCCGCCAAGGCCGGCGTCGAGGTGGCCAAGGCCGACTTAGAACAATTGAAAGCCAAACTCCACCAGGCCGAACGCGATTGGCTGCGGGCCCAGAAATTGGGTCCCTCCGACGCATTGTCGCAGGCGAGCTACGACGCCTACAAGTCCGCCTACGAGACAGCCAAGGCGAATGTCACCGTGGGTGAGGC
This genomic window contains:
- a CDS encoding FAD-dependent oxidoreductase, yielding MAKIFEPIRVGSMELKNRIVSLPTVTSFADRQGYATPQLIDTYRKRAEGGAGLIIVEATYMRPDGNMFFGMQGIYSDRMLPGLNDIVEAIHEMGGKACIQIVHGGRQSNPRITKLPLVAPSAHANPFAPGRDGEARAMTTAEVHQMLDQYVESVALAKEAGFDCVELHGTHGFLISQFLSPFTNKRDDEFGELLAFPTELTRRCKKACGADYPIVFRLTVDEKLQEIGMQEKGITLDLAKEFVPKLIEAGVDCFDLSNSNFETVNYNVEPIYFTPAGRIYSDFAPITKISTVPVIGRGRVNDPRLAMKLVEGGQVDLIGMARQIIADPLTPRKMLEGRYEDVRRCIACDIGCSQRLFNQVRIRCAINYDFGMEYREYYGAPKARNAKNVLVVGAGPGGLEAAKVCAERGHKVTVWEKSDKVGGMVKLASSAPSILTRDLWHIIPWLERQCNALGVAFEFNKEATVEAIEGGGWDAVILAVGASLAKADIPGMNHVKAVYLDDYYLTKAPMGPKVVVVGGQEGAEAAYSLAKEGKQVTLLSTTGNYGDAPYIYILRQITLQQMIGSLKNITVMTNVKVKEFSNGKLLITDGEGRDQALEADTFLMALGRTSNRALADTLASKQTPNVFQIGDVKQPRRIMEAIHEANAVARSIN
- a CDS encoding VOC family protein is translated as MIRKVHHIAIAVRDLAKAEKTYRETLGLEFERVIRMPEYHVEVGFIRVGDLWLEFISPTGEETRFSAFFKYRGPGVHHIAYEVSDIRGSMRTIRSRGVCFDSEEPMKGADGLVCFLPSEVLEGVLTELVEVS
- a CDS encoding 4Fe-4S binding protein encodes the protein MAIIRIQVESCLRITSHCSLCIDECPMQLLDPGYFEGTAEFVIEDTNCIECRNCEVTCPTKAIEAVSAEER
- a CDS encoding caspase family protein; the encoded protein is MRKPYARCRRWGSLLLPCLLLFDVIGCAAGHYSRGQAPLYGIPKQTAELPSLGVSCGISAFDSEHLDRVDVAANFDAVYDCRSFGAALRDELAKELQKTGRFTQVSISEATGDIYVRGRVDSITATKTLTSNMGLIGLRPSATGTVTYEVGVRDSGKDPVIRDSVHAEVIHPQWGADFRLAIDALRVQLADDLAKRIAEAPELPKMAALARAKKGMVNEVAPAPPTNISVGPEPAVPRESVVPGPVDTGYNRWAVVVGVSKYAFAGQGGLDALPFAADDARMFARWLTGAGWSSDHVRVLIDEDAAERNIRVALESWLTKAGSKDLVVLYWAGHGFTDPEDPERVYFACYDTDIRVPPTGFRMDRVIGSLKERQAKNVVVLADTCHAGKLITRGERGLSVVPAVRRMHDQGRVPKGWVFMVSADTDRQAVEHSSWRNGAFTHCVLQGLEGAADGFQSAGAKDGTITLGELRAYLERAMPDETQKVLGVAKHPLITTSSGDPTIWNLTLQVK
- a CDS encoding ATP-binding protein, whose protein sequence is MNPMPELIPMLKQLRLSGILDSIESRNRQAIEKKLSYMDFLAMIVTDEIERRTQKKLALAFRRANFRNQKTLEEFDFTFNPGINRGLIADLASCRFIEEKVCVFVVGPCGTGKSHIAQALGHCAIRAGYDVLFTTVSKMLGQLNAAQAINGYDRHFAKLAGVDLLIIDDFGLKPLKASQDEDFHEVIAERYERKSTIVTSNLDIPEWPDAFPNRILGAATIDRLRHGAYKVVLEGKSFRAPRTTTGSSKTNCQRTEKITPRKGGEKD
- a CDS encoding acyl-CoA carboxylase subunit beta — its product is MQDKIDELRSRRDQALKGGGEERILEQIQKGKLFARERIHRLLDKDTFTELYMFAEHQCHDFGMDRKHIPGDGVVTGHGLIGGRRVFVYAHDATVFGGSVGAVSGKKIVDTIALSRDVGAPLIGLIDSAGARIQEGMDNVRGYARIFYEHVQSAGVVPQLSAIMGNCSGGASYSPALTDFVFQVDQTSRMFLTGPEVIRQVTGEVISFEDLGGARIHTRRSGVSHFFCKNDTQCLEQIRTLLTFLPQNNREHPPGLDTGDDPKRPVPAIEKIIPTDMKKSYDVRDVIRKLADRGDFLEVHELFARNMVIGFARLAGRPVGIVANQPKVLAGAIDIDASDKAARFIRFCDAFNFPLVTLVDNPGYLPGTAQEYGGIIRHGAKMLYAYSESTVPKISLVLRKAYGGGISAMCPKEMGTDQMFVLPTAEIAVVGAEPAVDILFRREIASAEDPESFRKTKIAEYRNAFCTPYHSASRQLVDAVIEPAEARAAIVGALLMLESKSTAARPWKKHGTIPL
- a CDS encoding AMP-binding protein; translated protein: MTYHPIWNVPMETMPWDSVREIQEAKLKKQLAYVCGHSEFYRRKFREHGFEPGDFKTLDDLDRIPFTVKQELRDSQVEAPPLGTHTAADLEKVIRIHSTSGTTGRPTYIGLTKSDIQAWMEVHSRIYWCAGFRPADRVLFGYGLSMFVGGIPIIEALQNIGCTVIPIGPREGTDRFLSLSRDLGANALVGTPSFALYLIDRVQDSVHCAPKDLGWKKMAVGGEPGGSVPSIRHHLEEVYHTDVRDSGCGGAEMIAGMWADCEEKSGMHFVAQEYCLPELVDPDTLKPIPFRDGVEGELVYTALDRECLIVSGINVFPSAIKDVVTTHVPDVTGELRIVLTREPVGSAVNPPLTIEVEHGVNLGPEALRNLKSQLEREMRDKLLFKADIQLVAPGRLERSVHKSSYVRHAYRGE
- a CDS encoding CerR family C-terminal domain-containing protein produces the protein MARDSASTKERLLEAACNVFAAKGFRDATVAEICEEAGANIAAVNYHFRDKETLYAEAWRLAFQRSLAVHPPDGGVDEKAPAEERLRGRILSLVRRIVDPESLEFAIVHKELANPTGLLVKVILESLEPLRHALEGIVRELLGDGASQRQVQLCHMSIRGQCFDLLSREQWRKLFAKAEVNFGPPPLEAGIEAITDHITLFSMAGIRELRRRIENGELRERQ